The Acidimicrobiia bacterium sequence GGCCGCCGCGTCGTCGCCCGCGGCTTCCACGTGCGGATGCCATCGCTGTTCGGGACGCCGGGCCGGCGGTTCAGCGCCAGCTACGCGATGCGCTCCTTCACCCACGGGTGCGTCGCGCGCGAGTTCACGACCTGGGCGCTGGACCGGACCAGCCCGGTCATCGGGTGGCTGCGCGCGCTCGCCGCCGACGCCCACGCCGCCTGCGGCGGTCCCGGCGTGGGCGCGATCGGGATGTGCTTCACCGGTGGGTTCGCGCTCGGGATGATGGTCGACGACCGCATGCTGGCCCCCGTCCTGAGCCAGCCGTCCCTGCCGCTGGCCGTGGGGCGGCGGCGCCGGGCCGCGACCGGCGTCAGCGACGCCGACCTCGCGCGCGTCACGGAGCGCGCCGCGGCGGGGGCCTGCCTCCTGGCGCTCCGGTTCTCCGCCGACCGGCTGGTCCCCCCAACCCGCTTCGACACCCTGCGTCGCGCCCTCGGCGACCGCTTCGTCGCGGTCGAGATCGACTCGTCGAAGGGCAACCGGTTCGGGATCGG is a genomic window containing:
- a CDS encoding dienelactone hydrolase family protein; the protein is MDVAIDGFTRSTFAHDGYERPVYSAGTGPAVIVVHEAPGLHPGVIDFGRRVVARGFHVRMPSLFGTPGRRFSASYAMRSFTHGCVAREFTTWALDRTSPVIGWLRALAADAHAACGGPGVGAIGMCFTGGFALGMMVDDRMLAPVLSQPSLPLAVGRRRRAATGVSDADLARVTERAAAGACLLALRFSADRLVPPTRFDTLRRALGDRFVAVEIDSSKGNRFGIGPQAHSVLTLDLVDEPGHPTRDALEQVLRFFDERLRG